The Roseomonas haemaphysalidis genome segment CTTGCCGACCAGCTGGGCATAGGTGCCCGCCGAACGCGCGATCTTGCCGCCCGCACCGGGCTTCATCTCGATGTTGTACACGATGGTGCCGACCGGGATCGCACCCAGCGGCATCGCGTTGCCGGGCTTGATGTCGACCTTCTCGCCGGCGACGACCGTGTCGCCCACCTTCAGGCGCTGCGGCGCGATGATGTACGAAAGCTCGCCATCCGCGTACTTCAGCAGCGCCAGAAAGGCCGTGCGGTTCGGGTCGTATTCCAACCGCTCGACCGTCGCGGGCACGTTGAACTTGCGCCGCTTGAAGTCGACCACGCGGTAGGACTGCTTGTGCCCGCCCCCACGGAACCGGACGGTGATCCGACCATGATTGTTGCGGCCGCCGGAGTGGCTCTTGCCCTCCGTCAGCTGCTTGACCGGCTTGCCCTTGAACAGCTCGGAACGATCGATGAGGATCGTGCCGCGCGAGCTCGGGGTGACCGGGTTAAAGTGCTTCAGCGCCATGGCGTTAAGCGAGCCCCGTCGTCAGGTCGATGCTCTGGCCTTCGGCCAGGCGGACGACCGCTTTTTTCCAATCGGAGCGCACGCCCTCACGGCCGCGCACCCGCTTGGTCTTGCCCTTCACGACGGACGTGTTCACGGCGACCACCGTCACCCCGAACAGCGTCTCGACCGAAGCCTTGATCTCCGGCTTCGTCGCGCTCAGCAGGACCTTGAAGGAGACCTGGCCCTGTTCGCCCAGGCCGGCCGCCTTCTCCGTCACCAGCGGCGAGAGGATGGTCTGATACATCATCTCGCGCGACAGGACGGGCTTCTTCGTCTTCGCGGTCTCGCTCACGACAGGCGCTCCTTCAGGGCCTCGATGGCCGAGCGGGTCACCGCCAGCACATCGTGGTTCAGGATGTCGTACACGTTGGCGCCCATGGTCGGCAGGACGTTGACGTGGGGCAGGTTGCGCACGGCGCGGCCGAAGCCGTCTTCCACCGTGGCATCCACCACCAGCGCGCTCTTCCAGCCGAGCGCCTTGAGCTTCACCGCGACCGCGGAGGTCTTGGCGTTCTCGCCGAGCGCGACGTTGTCGAGCACGATCAGCTTGCCCTCGGCGGCCTTCTGGCTCAGCGCGCTGATCAGGCCCAGGCGGCGGACCTTCTTGTTCAGCGAGTAGCCATGGTCACGCACCACGGGACCGTGCACCACACCACCGGTGCGGTACTGCGGCGCGCGCAGCGAGCCCTGACGGGCGTTGCCCGTGCCCTTCTGGCGATACGGCTTCTTGGTCGAGCCCGAAACCTCGCCC includes the following:
- the rplB gene encoding 50S ribosomal protein L2; protein product: MALKHFNPVTPSSRGTILIDRSELFKGKPVKQLTEGKSHSGGRNNHGRITVRFRGGGHKQSYRVVDFKRRKFNVPATVERLEYDPNRTAFLALLKYADGELSYIIAPQRLKVGDTVVAGEKVDIKPGNAMPLGAIPVGTIVYNIEMKPGAGGKIARSAGTYAQLVGKDAGYAQIKLMSGEVRLVRGECIAAIGAVSNPDNQNQHLGKAGRSRWLGRKPHQRGVVMNPVDHPHGGGEGRTSGGRHPVTPWGKPTKGYKTRTNKRTDSLIVRRRNVTKG
- a CDS encoding 50S ribosomal protein L23 translates to MSREMMYQTILSPLVTEKAAGLGEQGQVSFKVLLSATKPEIKASVETLFGVTVVAVNTSVVKGKTKRVRGREGVRSDWKKAVVRLAEGQSIDLTTGLA
- the rplD gene encoding 50S ribosomal protein L4, which gives rise to MQVPVITLDNGKAGDIDLPDEVFAASPRADIMARVVHWQLAKRRAGTHKVKGMGEVSGSTKKPYRQKGTGNARQGSLRAPQYRTGGVVHGPVVRDHGYSLNKKVRRLGLISALSQKAAEGKLIVLDNVALGENAKTSAVAVKLKALGWKSALVVDATVEDGFGRAVRNLPHVNVLPTMGANVYDILNHDVLAVTRSAIEALKERLS